tagaatatcagggcaattttccttgataatttcttgaaagatgatatctaggctcttttttggatggtggctttcaggtagtccaataatttttaaattatctctcctggatctattttccaggtcagtggtttttccaatgagatatttcacattgtcttccactttttcattcttttggttctgttttataatatcttgatttctcataaagtcactagcttccacttgctccaatctaatttttaaggtagtattttcttcagtggtcttttggacctccttttccatttggctaattctgcctttcaaggcattcttctcctctttggcttttgggagctcttttgccatttgagttagtctagttttcaaggtgttgttttcttcagtatttttttcagtattttttgtgtctcctttagcaagtcattgacttgtttttcatggttttctcacatcattctcatttctcttcccaatttttcctctgcttctctaacttgcttttctaaatcctttttgagctcttccatggcctgagactagttcatacttttcttggaggcttttgatgtaggctctttgactttgttggcttcttctggctgtatattttgttcttctttgtcaccaaagaaagattccaaagtctgagactgaatatgagtgcgttttcactgcctggccatgttcccagccaacttccttgacccttgagtttttcgttggggtatgactgcttgtggattAAAGAGTACTTTGgtctaagcttgaggggatgtgctgttgttttcagagctatttctatacagccagctctgccacaccagcactcctccttccccaagaaccaccaaccaggacctgactcagatcttaagcagggtCTGCAATCCtgctcttaattcctcccaccaggtgggccttgggccagaagcaactgcagctgtagttctgtaactgcacctcctctgctgcccctggagtGGTTGCTGAACCCCAaattccttctttcactctgtcccccgcaggttttcccactaaccttctcagttgtctttggtgtttgtgggttgagaagtctggtgactgccacagctcactgattcagggtgctcacccagcttctggtctggttggtcctgccactgcccacgctgggctccgctcctctctgctcccagctcccttcacaatagaccttacccagcgaccatccaggctgtcctgggctagagccctgcttccctctgctacttcatgggttctgcagttctagaattggttcagagccattttttttaaatattgaaaaagTTAACGGTTTattatagtttattttatttaacaatcTAGAAAGTTCGCAGCCATCAGCAATTCCAGTGCAATTTCAGGTGCAATTGGGAATTCAGGAATCTCTGTAGAGCTGTTAGTGTAGCGAACCTTGTAGGTAAAATACATGCATACTTTTGATAGCACATGTGATGGAATTTCTCTAAAATTAACCTCATTGGTTTCATTTTCAGCAAACTGACCCAGGCCACTTAACATGGCTTCTGTTGTTCCTGATGTTAAAGCATGCTCCCTTTTCACAATAAATTCATGACCATCAGAAGACATCAATTTCATATACATAGCATCTGGGCCCTCCCACCCACcgtatgttttctcttctccatccattatctccttatgaaattatattttgtttccacaggaatTTTAACAAAACACCTTCTTGTCAGTTCTGCAGCGGCCGCAGCTCGGTCCCCACTCACCACCACAGCCCCTGCTCCCAGGGCCCTCAGAGCCAttctttacaggtttttggagggacctggtggggagctcacacaagtccctgcttttgagccgccatcttggctctgcccacctttgttttctcttctcatttaaaGAGATAGTTTTTGCTCACTGtgaatcataattcaaattattttaaatcaaaacTAATTTATGTTTAAAATGCCAGCATTGCATATGACAATCTATAGTTggcatttcaaattcaattttACATATCAAATTACTGAAAAACAGATGATCATAATTTACCTAACCTTGACTGACTCAATGAAAGGCtgagaaaattaaatatttatattagtaATACATGGATACATCCAGGAGCTTAAATTTCATCATTGTAGGGAACTCATggtatggaaattccctccaacCATTGCAGATTACAGTGTATCTCCAAATCAGTAAATAATCCCTAGGGAATTTTTTGAAGTGcttagaaattaaatgatttccccaatgtcagacagctagtaaacatcagagatgactttgaacccatcttcctgatttccagccctaaatccattgtaccacactaACTTTATTAAATGATAATGAGTCCATTTCTATaaacttgaaggtttgcaaagcattttcttaTAACAGTTCTGGGAAGGAGGTAATGATTACTCATGTCAGAGGGACTACATTCACCAAAATTAAGACTGAAATGAAATTCTAGTTTCATAACTGACACAAATTCATTTTTCCACCTCCTGAGTCATTCCTGTCTAGGAGCAAAATTTAAACTTGTGTTTGGAAGGATAAAGGATGATTATTCACATAAACACAGTCCCTTCGGATGATACAGGATAAAAACAATTATCGAACACAGAGGAAAATCAAGCCCTACTTATTCCTACCCACATACTTACTCATTTCCACTTGGCTGCCCTCAACACAATTCATTTTTAGAAAGGGTGTGATTATTTATAGAAGAGCAATAACAGGAAGCATTCATGCCCTCTGTGTACCAACCAGAGGTGGATTTCATTACAGAGTTTTAGAACTGTAAAGCCattgagtccaatcccctcattttacaaatgaggaaactgagacccacagaggttaagtaacttgaccgaGGTCACAAGTAGTAAGCAGCACACCtagagtcctctgactccagatgcagcCAGCACCATGGCTCCTTTTTATAGTTCAACCCCTTccatttataattgaggaaattgaggccaacagaagggaagtgagttgcccaaggtcatacaaagaGCTAGTGGCACAGCCAAGACTTTGACTTGAGTTTTCTGATTTTGAATTCTATGTTCCTTACAGTCAGAGCATGTCTAGGCTGCTCTTGGAGTTTGTCTCTAAAGAGGTTTACTTCCAGGTATTACTGTGTACACACCATTGCTCTAGACTTAAAAGGAAAGTATTTACACAGTgctcatagaatataagctttatGAAGATAGGctgtttcatttgtatttttgtatctccaacaaaCAGCataggcctggcacatagtaggagcttaatacacTTTAGTTGTTTAGTTGTAGTTGATTGTGAATATCAGTCAGTAGACAGAGTTGTGTTGAGCATCTCCTGTGTAGCCATACATATATTTACTTGGTTCTCTAGGGAGACAAAATGATAATCAGAACAATCTGCACTCCTATGGCACTTTATATTCTGCAAAGTATTTTCCACATGACTAAATTCCTTTTCTGTAGGAAAGTAGTACATgtcttattatccttattttatagacaagaaaattgAGTCTCTGACAagcagtgacttacccaaagcctCATGGCTAGTAAGGGGCAGTGTTgaaggccttgaacccaggtcttctagcaaaagaaatgaaagacattGTCCTTTGCTCCCAAAGGACAATCTATCACAATGGCAGGTAGAGTATCTATACCCATTACTTCATGCCTCTCAGTTTGGTATATGGACATCTAGATGCTCTCTGAAATTACTGATTCACTGCCATCTGCTCTCACACTGGCAATCTACATTCCCAGAAAAAGATCATGTTGTTGCCCTCAAATTTTCTCAGGGTCCTAGTGGGTGATTCTATTGAGGTGGAAATGAAATCTCCCTAATCACCACCTTAGTTCTTAAGCCCTCACTGATGTGTTCCTGTTTGTACAACCCAATCATTCTTGCTAATTTCACTTTTAGATCATAAGCATAACCATTTGCTTAGCAATAAggcaaaatgaataataataacatagttACTCATATTATACAAGTAAGTACATGAataataaaatactttacaaTCCAGACGTAAAACCTGTGCCAAACTTTACCGGCAATGTACTTGGCATCTGTGGGAGACCTGGCAGGGAAGCTCACGAGAGAGGAAAACCTGTGTGCTCAAGTAACTCACAATTCTAGACTGTAAACTTTGATATCATTGGTCCATTTTCCCTCCTGGATTGGAAGTGGGTAGAAGGAGAGCACAGAAAAGTGGAAATATGAGTCTCTCAGAGGCTTCATCTCTCTCAAGCTCTAGGGTTTGCTGAAGAACAATTTTGAGAACTAAAACTCTGTCCAGTGAAGTTTAGCTTCTCTCGCCATCTATCATCTGACTGATCCTTTGCTAATCTCTTCAGTTTAAACAAAATTGCTTTTCCAACACCCTGCTgttttttcaatattcatttgcCACAGTCTATCTCCTATCTCCTATAAGCTATTCCTTTAAATGACTTAAATCAGAGCCTCCTGGCACTTGGTTACTCACCTTTTATTTAAGAGGTGACAACTCTCCCCATTTTCCCTATTAAATCAAGTCATTTTTCAACCACATCTCCATTTCCAAATAGTTCTATGATctctaattatttttagttttactctcttttttcctaACAACTATATGCATATAAGCCAAAGGATTATAATGATCATTAGCTTTAAATTTCCTACATAATCCTCTACCTCATCATATCTTTgaaactgaatttcttttttttctgcttctgcatcaactcttttttttcttttttgtttttttttgggaggggagcagggcaattgggattaagtgacttgcccaaggtcacacagctagtacatactGATTTTCTTTATACtcatatttttatactttttaaaataaaaggttttttctctgcctctttaagCCGTTGAACAGttcacatataaatataacatcATCCTTCATCTATTACAAAGTGATTTAAGTCTATGTTTATACTGTTATACTATGTTGATACCCTTTTTCTGCCCAAACCTGTTCAAATTCCACTTGAAATATATGTTTCCTCACACACATTTTAACGATTTCTGTTAAATCAAAGCTCTTTCCCTACTCCTTTCAGGTTGCAAAATGTTCATATACAATAGAGacaagattttatattctttaacAATTGATTTAAGTATATTCCTTAACCTAAAAGTatttgtagggcagctaggtggcacagtggccatggagtcaggaggacctgagttcaaatccggcctcaggcacttgacacacttacttagctgtgtgaccttgggcaagtcacttaaccccaattgccttgccttcccccccaaaaagatttaaaaaaataaaaagtatttgttctgcccttttcaattaatcaacatttattaagcacctattatatgtcaggcactgtgctaatccttggggatacaaaaagaggcaaaagacagtctctgcccatgaggagcttacagtctaatagggaagacagcatacaaaccagtaaatacaaagcaagccgtatataggataaatagaagataattctcagagggaaggcactggaattaagaggagttgaggGAAGCTTCCTGTGGAAGGCAGAATTTTAGTGGGGATttaaaaggaaaccagggaagtcagtagttggagcaaaAGAATGGgaatggggacagccagagaagtGTCTTGATTGTGGAATAGCCaagaggccatctccagtcgtcccagtgaatatcaggccactggactcagatggctctggaggagaaagtgaggctgctgaccttgcacagccctccctcactcaaatcaaagtcaactacaagtcatgtcatcatttccctttgaaaacaaaggacaaacacaacaataacaaccttAGAGAAACTGCTCTGAAATGAGTGAGGCCTCTCCCTCGTGTCCCCCTGCCTTTGCTATGAAGATACTAGCAGCTCCCATTAACTGAGTCAGTTCTCTGGGGTTTTTCTGGGCTTTCTCTCCCTTATGAGAGGAAGGAGTCTAAAGCAGCCAGTTCTCTACTGCTATAGGAAGTTCAATACTAACATCCCACTCTTCTCTTTATCCTCCATTCCTTCTTGCTACCATTTAttccctttaaaaataaacattactAGTGACCACCAATCCTGGTTGCATGGTTAGTGTCAGCAATGCCAATAGAGGTTGGGCAGTCTGGCAAAAGCAGAAGACACATCCAGTCTCTAAAGCAAGACACAGAGAAGCAGCAGAGTAATGATTGCCCCCTCATGGAATCACAAACTTTTTGGTGTCATTCTAGGATGATGTTTGCCAGCTCAAAGCAGAGTTACAGAAGACAGGgtaaacagagagagataaaaaacCTAAAGTAAATCAAAATCCCTTAGACATAGTAGAATATAATTTAATGAGCTGACCTTAAACTAGGGAAAGGGGAATGCCTTTTGTATGTACCAGGAATACTTCCTCGATAATGCTTACATGAGACTCTACCATCTTTTACCTAATTTCCTTCCAGAAAGATTTATATACCAGTATTACAGGTGGAGTGATGGAAGGAGATCATGTATTCAAATGTAACTCCATCCACACCCTTTTACCTTTCATTCCCTTACGTGTATTTTGTTTCCCTACACAAAATTGGAAGGAAGTTCAGAACATACCTCATCCAAATGATACTTGAACAAGAAATCTCTCTAAAAATGCCAaattcatggtcacacagcttcaactttaataaatccagTGGAAGGAAACCCATCACACCTGAAGCAACAGTAACTGAGCATTATGTTGAGGAACCCATCCTGAGAATGGATCGTATGTGTTGGAGTTTTGTGTGAAACAAGCTTGTGTAAGTAGAGCAGGCCCAGAATTTGGAAGGCCTGGGAAGGCAGAAAGACATTAGGCTCCTTCCAGGAGCATACATTCTTTGAGGAAACGCCTTTCAAATGCTGTGATTTGATACTGTTTATACTGTTGAGTTCAtactcaaaagaaagaaattaaacccCTGAAATATTCAGAGCACTGTGCAAGGTGATCAGATATAGCTTATATGAAACTTCTATGTCTAGTCTAACAAAGGGATTCTCTTCCACAAAATGATGGGTTCAGCATGAATGAGTTCTAataatcccttccagttctagatcctgTGACCATAAACCTATGAGACAAACCATTAGAAAGAATTTCCTTTCTCCTACACTCATGTGCTGGGCCTGGCGTCACAAAGACGAGtgtgaatctggcctcagatactagttgtgtgaccgtgggtaaatcacttaacctctgtattctctcaatttcttcatctttaaagtaggaggtaataatagcacctacctcccagggatgttagaaggataaaatgagataatatttgcaaagtgtcttGCAAAGCTTAAAATACTGTGTAAAGGCTAGCTATTGGTTCTAATCACCTATAGAAAACTTAAGCCTGTGACCTCCTATCTgctcagagaaacagaaacaaaaacggTCAGGACACCCTCAGAATTGCCTTTCACACCAGCCCTATTCAGGAATGCCCCATTCTTTATTCATTCCATTACGTTTCACAAGtatttatagaatcacagatttcaaGAGACCTTAGCAGAGGATACATAATGCAACGAAAAGGGTGCCGGACCTGCAGTTCTTGGGACCAAGGTCCGAGGTTCATATCTCATTTCTACCACTTACTACTCAAATAACCCAAAAAGGCcaatttacttctctgtaaaatatacAGAAGTGATCAGTAGAATTCCATCTAAATCTAAACCCAGATTTaacctctctctcctcacctccagtcTCACACCTCCAGCTACCTATTAGACACTCAAACTAGACACCCCAGAGACATTTGAAAtgaaacatgtccaaaactgaactcattatcttcccccctccccttccctctgcctcctaGTCAATTGTGTatttagaggggtttgccttggcaagaagatgACATCTTCCTaagagacaggggtgaaggagtaGATAGTGACAGAAGACATCCAAGTGATGTGAGAGACAAGATAAGATGAGGAGATAAGAGGGAGAATACAACAAATagcctcattattttttttttcagcgaAATATGAGACTAGGTTTTCAGAtaagagagtgaaaggaggggAACTCATAGGAGGtttaagaaagaatgaaagagtttGGAAAAGTTGATGTGGTGAGTGGATtagtgaatcaattagggagatGTAAAAGGAATGTTTTACCACAGTGAGGATCTAGTTGAGATTACGTAATGAATCTGACCTAGTCAACATAGTttaatgattttctccagctttcaTCAGCAGCACACAAGTAGAACTGAAGGCAGTACATGGTGAGAACAATGCGAGGCTACAACTTGGCAGGGTGAG
This region of Trichosurus vulpecula isolate mTriVul1 chromosome 3, mTriVul1.pri, whole genome shotgun sequence genomic DNA includes:
- the LOC118844163 gene encoding elongin-C-like, whose product is MDGEEKTYGGWEGPDAMYMKLMSSDGHEFIVKREHALTSGTTEAMLSGLGQFAENETNEVNFREIPSHVLSKVCMYFTYKVRYTNSSTEIPEFPIAPEIALELLMAANFLDC